The nucleotide window TAGAGAAAGCAAAGTCTAAGAGGTATGATGTAATATTTGTGGAGAATATCACAAATCCACTATTAAGGGTTATAGATGTCGCTGAATTATCCAAGGTAGCAAAGGAGCAAGGAAGCATATTGATTGTAGATGCGACTTTTTCTACCCCAATAAATCAAAAGCCATTGGAGTTAGGAGCTGACATAGTAGTGCACAGTGCGTCGAAGTTTTTGGCTGGACATAATGACGTAATAGCGGGATTAGCTGCTGGTTACAGTAAGTACTTAAATGTTATAGATCAAATGAGAAGGACTTTAGGAACTTCTTTAGATCCTCATGCAGCATATCTAACTTTGAGGGGTATTAAGACTCTTAAAATAAGGATGGATGTTATCAATAGGAATGCGGAGCAAATCGCTGAATTTTTAGAAGGACATCCTAAAGTCGTAAAAGTATATTATCCTGGTCTTAAGTCTCATGTGGATTACGATATAGCGAGAAAGGTTCTTAAAGGATTCGGAGGCGTTTTAAGTTTTGAAGTAAATGGAGGTCAAGAAAGTGCGTTAAAAGTAATGAAATCACTTAAGTTGATAATCCCTGCACAAACGCTTGGTGGGGTTAATTCTGTTATATCACATCCGGCCACTATGTCACATAGGACACTTAGTTTAGAAGAAAGAAAGATAGTTGGGATAACTGATAGCCTCCTCAGACTTTCCGTTGGAATAGAAGATGTAAATGACTTGATAGAGGATCTAGATAGGGCATTGAGCACTTTATACTAGATTATTGTTCTTATTTCATGTCTTAATTCTTCCTCTAACATTTCTCTTATCTCTCTTCTGTGTACTCTGCTTAAATGTAAATAAAGTCCTTTTTTTGTGAAGGGTCCTCTATTACATAATTTACAATATAATAAATTATTATTCTCATAAACTAGCCAAAAAGATACTTTATCTATAACGTTCAAAGCCAATTTCTTTGAGGAAATTCCAACCAACTTAATTATCTCATCGTCCTTGACCATCATTTTACAAGCTTTCTTAACGCTAGGATCAATCAATTTTTCTGCAATTATTGTAATTCCACTGTCCATTTTTCATCCCATACTGAAGCAATGCCTATTGAAACTGTGGCTAATGCTATTAGTCTGTTGGCTCTTTTCTCCAAGTTAGTGAAGTCAAAGAATTGTTTCACATCATTTATGTCTATTCCCAATACCCTTAGAATCCTTTCCACTTTAACTTCCAATTCTAATATTTCAGTTTCTAATGTTCCTATATCTAGTTTTCTCTTAACATCTATGATGAAATCTAATATATCCCCTAATTCATTTTCACTTATTTCATTAAAGACACTCGTTATCTTCCTTCTAACCTTTGAGCCTATAACTTCTGCCATCCCTGGAGAATAGTCGATTGGTGATAATTTAGAAATCCACAGATCAATATATTTCATTATGGTATTCCTCACTTCCTCACTCTCCCCTTCCAATTCAAGCACTATGGATGCAGCAGCCAGTATGTGAGCTAATGCCTCACCTACTCTTAGCTCCTCCTCGTAAGTAGTAAACATGTCGATTGACGAATTTTTACTATCAATTTCCGTGCTCAAGATCTATTCCCTACCTATTGTGCTTTGCGGATGAAAATATGAGAGAGAGATCAGATAATACTAAATCGCCGGATGGTATGATGTGATAGTGGTATTATTAGGATAACTTAAAGTATAAAGTAGGAAAAGATTTAAATATGAAAGCATTTGTTTTCGGGATTGGCGGTGGAGGTGACGTAGTATCTGCAATAGTTGCATATAATTACTTAAGGAAGTTAGGTTACGACGTTTTGCTTGGTTCAGTAGTTTGGGAAAGATATGTAGAGGATCCTATACCAGGACCCATATGTTTTGATAACATAAGAAACGGTGTTTTAGTAAATCAAGGTCTATACAAGGTTAATAGGGATACCTATGCGATTAGAGGCAATAGGCGAGTAGTACCTCAATTAGTAAGAGCTGTTAGAGCATTAAATTTAGGTGAGGCTTATGGAATTTGTAATAAAGATGGGGTAATAGGTCTTT belongs to Saccharolobus solfataricus and includes:
- a CDS encoding aminotransferase class I/II-fold pyridoxal phosphate-dependent enzyme; the encoded protein is MKDATRAVREDIDDLTGAITTPIYQTSAYHYPEGEKYRYSRESNPTVLELAKKIVELENAEMGIAFSSGMGAISTTALALLKPGNSVLVHRDMFGRSYRFFTDYLKNWGVNVEASYPGNNNIIEKAKSKRYDVIFVENITNPLLRVIDVAELSKVAKEQGSILIVDATFSTPINQKPLELGADIVVHSASKFLAGHNDVIAGLAAGYSKYLNVIDQMRRTLGTSLDPHAAYLTLRGIKTLKIRMDVINRNAEQIAEFLEGHPKVVKVYYPGLKSHVDYDIARKVLKGFGGVLSFEVNGGQESALKVMKSLKLIIPAQTLGGVNSVISHPATMSHRTLSLEERKIVGITDSLLRLSVGIEDVNDLIEDLDRALSTLY